A portion of the Lolium rigidum isolate FL_2022 chromosome 1, APGP_CSIRO_Lrig_0.1, whole genome shotgun sequence genome contains these proteins:
- the LOC124684800 gene encoding E3 ubiquitin-protein ligase makorin-like: MSTKRVLCKFFMHGACLKGDYCEFSHDWSDQSNNVCTFYQKGSCSYGSRCRYDHVKVSRKNPVPPLPSSSTAARNSLVPLPPSSNTATRAASTSLQLLSPGRPLHLGHQTNSSNQRQQVSTDLLPLSGSKPAWKNEVQLVEDGIDWSFNQAEQNQTSIKLADMPICSFAAAGNCPYAEECPHMHGDMCEVCGKMCLHPYRPDERQEHIKLCEKNHKRLEALKRSQEIECSVCLDRVLSKPTAAERKFGLLSECDHPFCISCIRNWRGNSPSSGMDVNSALRACPICRKLSYYVIPSVLWYFSKEEKLEITENYKVKLKSIDCKYFDFGTGTCPFGTSCFYKHAYRDGRLEEVTLRHLDCDDGSTLIAKNIRLSDFLSRLHL; the protein is encoded by the exons GGTTCTTTGTAAGTTCTTCATGCATGGAGCTTGCTTGAAAGGAGACTACTGTGAGTTCTCCCATGACTGGAGTgaccaatcaaataat GTTTGCACCTTTTACCAGAAAGGCTCATGCTCCTATGGTAGCCGTTGCAGATATGATCATGTCAAAGTTTCTCGTAAGAACCCAGTGCCTCCACTACCATCATCAAGTACTGCAGCACGTAATTCCCTAGTGCCTCTGCCACCATCATCAAATACCGCAACACGTGCTGCATCTACTTCTCTACAACTCTTAAGTCCTGGACGTCCTCTTCACTTGGGACACCAAACAAATTCAAGCAACCAAAGACAACAGGTATCTACAGATTTGCTGCCACTTTCTGGAAGTAAGCCTGCATGGAAGAATGAGGTCCAACTTGTAGAGGATGGGATTGACTGGTCGTTCAATCAAGCTGAGCAAAACCAAACTTCCATCAAACTTGCTGATATGCCAATTTGTTCTTTTGCTGCTGCTGGTAACTGCCCATATGCGGAAGAGTGCCCTCACATGCATGGAGATATGTGCGAAGTCTGTGGGAAAATGTGCTTGCATCCCTATCGTCCCGATGAGAGGCAGGAGCATATCAAGCTATGTGAAAAGAACCACAAGCGTCTTGAGGCTTTGAAACGTAGCCAAGAAATAGAATGCAGTGTCTGCTTGGACCGTGTGCTCTCAAAGCCTACGGCCGCTGAAAGGAAATTTGGGCTGTTATCTGAATGTGATCATCCCTTCTGTATTTCATGCATTAGAAATTGGCGTGGCAACTCTCCTTCATCTGGTATGGATGTGAACTCAGCACTGAGGGCTTGCCCAATATGTCGCAAACTATCCTACTATGtcattccaagtgttctttggtaCTTTTCGAAGGAGGAAAAGCTGGAGATAACTGAAAACTACAAAGTAAAGCTCAA GTCTATAGATTGCAAGTACTTTGATTTTGGAACGGGTACTTGCCCCTTTGGGACTAGCTGTTTCTACAAG CATGCTTACAGAGATGGCCGCTTGGAAGAAGTTACACTGCGACATCTTGATTGTGATGATGGAAGTACACTTATTGCTAAGAACATTAG ATTGTCAGACTTCCTCAGTCGATTGCATCTATAG